One segment of Rhipicephalus sanguineus isolate Rsan-2018 chromosome 6, BIME_Rsan_1.4, whole genome shotgun sequence DNA contains the following:
- the LOC119397067 gene encoding TELO2-interacting protein 2, producing the protein MELARSFISEKCPVKKLALLRALRATLGTLRPDDAKTDSGTLYALAQSLLLSGIPKDSSDDEEREHKKKDFPGVAEAATEGMICAHLLIRTVASEFTEHLATPLRVLCFAHSKSELPWCSDESVAASSALSSQLNSSFSAPELRLSVLKYIRPKLAKKTWKKNPCYRYVYREVLFDLSPNDVRDALSVVVAPALLLVDDYMTYNQRLGLACVRRIVVSVPPSELDQYGRLELLFDALKHLLYVKEPDIIVQLHTCLRNLIFADYLDALHIKDHRRQIMAGDVYCEVLTAAEVEQTFALRKAYSSQFSPYIRCLGMDVAKYMNRTLRVLLEYIQVEDTDEQTCRRNALLSLAELTKQMWPRITFHFGRITESIFKLACDQCEHRNSALWDEIGRCLDLLQQSCPEHYQRFHEDLLFLREQNLPGIASLLACSCTEQR; encoded by the coding sequence ATGGAGCTTGCAAGAtcttttatttctgagaaatgtCCCGTCAAGAAACTCGCGCTTCTTCGAGCACTTCGCGCCACTCTCGGGACGCTACGGCCGGACGACGCGAAGACCGACAGTGGCACACTTTATGCGCTGGCCCAGTCGCTTTTGCTCAGTGGCATCCCGAAAGATTCAAGCGACGACGAAGAGagggagcacaagaaaaaggactTCCCCGGCGTTGCTGAAGCTGCCACCGAAGGAATGATTTGCGCCCACCTTCTGATAAGGACCGTCGCGTCGGAGTTCACCGAACACCTTGCAACGCCGTTGCGAGTTCTCTGTTTCGCACACAGCAAATCTGAATTGCCGTGGTGCAGTGATGAGTCGGTCGCTGCATCGTCAGCGCTATCGTCGCAACTCAACAGCTCGTTTTCGGCGCCAGAGTTACGACTTTCCGTGCTGAAGTATATTCGGCCAAAACTGGCAAAGAAGACCTGGAAGAAGAATCCTTGCTACAGGTACGTCTATCGGGAAGTGCTGTTTGATCTTTCTCCGAATGACGTGCGTGACGCGCTGTCCGTCGTCGTGGCACCAGCGTTGCTGCTTGTAGACGACTACATGACGTACAACCAGAGACTTGGTCTTGCCTGCGTTCGCCGTATTGTTGTCAGTGTTCCACCGAGTGAACTTGATCAGTATGGCCGCCTCGAGCTGCTATTTGACGCTCTCAAACATTTGCTGTACGTTAAAGAGCCGGACATAATTGTTCAACTCCACACGTGTTTACGGAATCTGATCTTCGCAGACTATCTGGACGCTCTTCACATCAAAGATCACAGGCGCCAAATAATGGCAGGTGACGTGTATTGCGAGGTGCTCACTGCTGCTGAAGTGGAGCAGACATTTGCCCTAAGGAAGGCTTACTCCAGCCAGTTTTCACCCTACATTAGATGCCTTGGAATGGATGTTGCCAAGTACATGAACAGGACATTAAGAGTCCTGTTGGAATACATTCAAGTGGAGGACACGGATGAGCAGACCTGTAGGAGAAATGCCTTGTTGTCATTAGCAGAACTTACCAAACAGATGTGGCCAAGAATAACATTTCATTTTGGCAGGATTACAGAGAGCATATTCAAGCTTGCGTGCGACCAATGTGAACATCGGAACTCTGCACTTTGGGACGAGATTGGCCGTTGCCTCGACTTGCTGCAACAATCTTGTCCCGAACATTACCAGCGTTTCCATGAGGATCTGCTTTTCCTTAGGGAACAGAACCTTCCTGGTATTGCATCATTGCTTGCATGCTCATGTACTGAACAGAGATAA